TTTTGCTCCTCTCACATACTGAGCTTTCTCTCTCTTGGGTTACTCCAAAATACAAAAGTTCGCTCTTTTCAGCTCTGAAATCGTCGATTGCGGTGTCTCTGGCCAACAAGTTCACCTCTGAAAGAGCGCTGTCACCGTTTGCTTGTGCGGTGGCTCTCTCATCAAGTTCCCATTTTGATGCATACCCACCATACAAAATGGAAgcaatttcatttaatttgatgATTCTGTTGTAAATTTTTGAGATTAAAAATTCGGTAACTTTGGAGGATTATGTCTGGGGTTTTAGGAAATTGCTGGAACCACCTTGTGTTAATTCTATTGAATGGTTTTGGGTGGATGAGAGGCCATTGGGCTAAGCGAGGACAACAAGAAGCCCAAGAATTCGCTTCAAGTTCATTAGGGGGACaaaaattcaaattgattttattataattaaatttgatttgttGATAGAACTTAGAAGTTTCAGCCGATAATATATTCCCTTGACCTAACCGCTTTTCATTTCCATGGTGACCAAGTCAGCTCGAAAAGAAACTGAAAAggcgaagaagaaagaaggaacgAACTGAACCTCTGAAACTGTAGTGATCCACAATGGTGAAGACCTTCAAGTACATTATCCTTGGTGGAGGTGTTGCTGCTGTAAGCTCCATTTCTTCAATATCAGTTTTAAGCGATAGAATTTTGTTATGGAATTGTTAGCTGCATCAGCTAGAAATTTAGCCATGGCTATCGAAACCTAGTGTGAATAGTTCAGCACTATTATTTCACTACTTTCCcctaagcaaaaagaaaaagtgctAGGTCATTTGTTTTCGGATTGTGTAGTTGATATATTTTCGTAATTGCAGGGTTATGCTGCAAGGGAATTTGCCAAACAGGGACTTAAGCCTGGGGAGCTGGCAATCATATCCAAAGAAGCGGTATCTTTTGTTTTCAACTGCACATTGCATCTCATATCGATGTTTAGAAACGTGTGATTTTCTCATTTACGATTCCTTCTCTTTTTTAGATGTATGAAATGTTTGTCCAATATATACGTATTTGTAAATTGATACATCATGGACCTCTAAGCCAGGAATTAAATATTACTTATTCCCTGTGGTTTTATATGTTCCAATAGAAATGATTTTCCTTTTAACTTGCAAAACGAATTTACTACAAGttgcaatttttcttttgaaCTATGACAATTGGTGAAGGAAGCAATATTCATATTATTTTCTAGTATATCCTTCCTTAAGTGCTTTCTATACATTTTGTCTTCAAATCTTGTATTGAGTTTGTCACTTGAACCGAATACAGTTATTTCTAATACAtgtttccttatttttcttcttgtattTTTTTGTAGGTAGCACCTTATGAACGTACTGTACTAAGCAAGTCTTACCTTCATCCTGAGTGTAAGTTGTGATGCTTTTTATATGTTCATgttctctctctccctccgtCCCTCCTTGTTTGATATGCTATAAGTTGTGACAATTGGATTTTGCAGTCCCTTGTAGACTCCCTACTTTCTATGTTTACGCTGGACCTAGAAGAGAAATATTGTTTCCTGAGTGGTACAGTGAGAAAGGTGATTATTACGTTTGGTTCAACACAATTATTGGATAGTTTTAAGGATAGCTCGCCTTTCATGCCAAGTGAAAAGAAGAGTAAACTAGAATAAGTGGTCCTTAACAATGATTTTCCAATGCAAATTTAAATGCTTGATTGCAGGTATAGAGTTGATTCTTAGCACAGAAATAGTGAAAGCAGACCTTGCTGCAAAATCTCTGACAAGTGCGGGAGGAGAAACATTCAGTTATCAGATTTTGTTGATTGCGACGGGCTCAACTGTAAGGATCCTTAAGGATATTAGAGGATATGTCATGCATTGTAATCatttcttcactttttttttttgtagtcttGCTAATACTTAAGATTTGTTTGCAGGTTATAAGGTTGAGTAATTTGGGTGTTCAAGGAGCTGATGCCAAAAACATATTTTACTTTAGGGAAATTGATGATGCTGATAAACTATATGAAGCaattaaagcaaagaagaacGGCAAAGCTGTTGTTGTTGGAGGTGAACACATTGGTATGGAGCTTAGTGCAATGTTGAGATGCAACAATCTTGATGTTACCATGGTCTACCCAGAGCCTTGGTGTAGTAAGTGGATAGTTATAACCTTTTCTTTTCACACGGTtccattttatctttctttatatGTTTCTAAAGAAGGGCATTATAATCTGATATTGCAGTGTCAAGACTTTTTACATCTGACATAGCTGCTTTCAATGAGGGGTATTATGCAAAAAAGGGGGTCAATATTATGAAAAGAACAGTTGTTGTTGGATTCACTGCCAATTCTGATGGAGAGGTATGATTGAACTCTTAATCTCAGTATGCTGCTGCTGATAGGATTtccttttaaatttcaaatcaagCTTGACATGATTTCAAACCACCATTCAGGTGAAAGAAGTCAAACTAAAGGATGGCAGGGTCCTAGAAGCTGATATCGTTGTTGTTGGTGATGGAATAAGGCCACAAACAGCCTTATTCAAGGGACAGGTTGAAGAAGAGAAGGGTGGAATCAAGGTTAGTCATACTATATCCATTTCTTAATTGATATTGAATAAGATAATATCTAAGAAATGATTGTAGTACAAAAAGGAAGTGACTGACGAATCTTTCATTGTTGATAATAATGTCTTTTTATTGTTGCTGCAGACAGATGGCTTCTTCAAGACCAGTGTTCCTAA
The sequence above is drawn from the Arachis hypogaea cultivar Tifrunner chromosome 4, arahy.Tifrunner.gnm2.J5K5, whole genome shotgun sequence genome and encodes:
- the LOC112797562 gene encoding monodehydroascorbate reductase, seedling isozyme → MVKTFKYIILGGGVAAGYAAREFAKQGLKPGELAIISKEAVAPYERTVLSKSYLHPEFPCRLPTFYVYAGPRREILFPEWYSEKGIELILSTEIVKADLAAKSLTSAGGETFSYQILLIATGSTVIRLSNLGVQGADAKNIFYFREIDDADKLYEAIKAKKNGKAVVVGGEHIGMELSAMLRCNNLDVTMVYPEPWCMSRLFTSDIAAFNEGYYAKKGVNIMKRTVVVGFTANSDGEVKEVKLKDGRVLEADIVVVGDGIRPQTALFKGQVEEEKGGIKTDGFFKTSVPNVYAVGDVATFPVKLYNELRRVEYAEHACQSARKAVEAIKAAEEGKTVEKYDYLPVLYSHQFGQQAWEFYGDNVGDTVLFGDSSPESSIPKFGSYWIKDGKVVGAFLQGRIEEERDAMAYVARVRPSVQNVDELAREGFSFARKIENFGLE